Proteins from one Deinococcus seoulensis genomic window:
- the urtB gene encoding urea ABC transporter permease subunit UrtB, protein MDFTFISGQLFTGLSVASILLLAALGLALSFGLMRVINMAHGEFLMVGGYLTYLAAQWAGPTLGDAWLWAAFPLAFLGAALLGAVMEFTVIRRLYGRPLDTLLATFGISLILQQAARQLFGSTGVPVTAPAWLGGAWQLGDVTLPFVRLFVIVLAAVVLAGMWWLLNRSRFGMHVRAVNQNREMAAALGVNTRSLDMLVFALGAGIAGVAGVGLALIAPVNPTVGAAYIVNAFLVVVVGGVGSVLGGAVAAVLLGFVTALAEGFTSVSLAQAILLVLVVAFLQWKPRGLIPTKSRALEEA, encoded by the coding sequence ATGGACTTCACGTTTATTTCCGGGCAGCTGTTCACGGGCCTGTCGGTCGCGTCGATCCTGCTGCTGGCTGCGCTGGGCCTCGCGCTGAGTTTCGGGCTGATGCGCGTGATCAACATGGCGCACGGCGAGTTCCTGATGGTCGGCGGGTACCTCACGTACCTCGCGGCGCAGTGGGCCGGGCCGACCCTGGGCGACGCGTGGCTGTGGGCGGCGTTCCCGCTGGCGTTCCTGGGCGCCGCGCTGCTGGGCGCCGTCATGGAGTTCACGGTCATCCGCCGCCTGTACGGCCGCCCGCTGGACACGCTGCTCGCCACGTTCGGGATCAGCCTGATCCTGCAACAGGCGGCGCGGCAGTTGTTCGGCAGTACCGGCGTGCCCGTCACGGCGCCCGCGTGGCTGGGCGGCGCGTGGCAACTGGGCGACGTGACCCTGCCGTTCGTGCGGCTGTTCGTGATCGTCCTGGCGGCCGTGGTGCTGGCGGGGATGTGGTGGCTGCTGAACCGCTCACGCTTCGGCATGCACGTCCGCGCCGTGAACCAGAACCGCGAGATGGCCGCCGCGCTGGGCGTGAACACCCGCTCGCTGGACATGCTCGTCTTCGCGCTCGGGGCGGGGATCGCGGGTGTGGCGGGCGTGGGCCTCGCCCTGATCGCCCCGGTGAACCCCACGGTCGGGGCGGCGTACATCGTGAACGCGTTCCTGGTCGTTGTGGTGGGCGGTGTGGGCAGCGTGCTGGGCGGGGCGGTCGCGGCCGTGCTGCTCGGCTTCGTGACCGCGCTGGCCGAGGGCTTCACGAGCGTCAGCCTCGCGCAGGCGATCCTGCTGGTCCTGGTCGTGGCGTTCCTGCAGTGGAAGCCGCGCGGCCTGATTCCCACGAAGTCGCGGGCACTGGAGGAAGCGTGA